A segment of the Pseudomonadota bacterium genome:
CTTTAATGCAAAGATAATTGAGAAGCCCTCCGTTGATGAATATTCAATTACATGCTTCCTTATTCCTTGAAGACTTGCCGGATCGAAAAGCCACGGCGTAAAGCTCAGAATAAATAGGCTACCAGCCACGCAACTAATTGCCATTGCAGGGAGTGTGTTTTTTAAAACAGGGCGGCGAAGAAAAGGGAGCCATACCAAGAAGGCGATTAGGATATGCTTGGTTGAAAGCGAGAGGCCCAATAAAAAACCTGAGAGAAGTATAGTTTTAATGGAGAGGGCTCTGTAGGCGAATATCTCCCAGGCGGCAAGCCCAAATAAGATTGCTACGTTATCCATATGGGAGCGGTAACCGGTCAACATAATCCCGATCGGATTGAGTAGAAAAAAAACATATGCGATGAGCCCGAAACGTCGTCCTAGGATTATAGCAATTCCGATATCAAAGAGGCTCAAAAAAGAGGAGACGAAGAGATGAAATCTCTCAATCGTATCGGGGCCAGTTTGCTGACTGAGCCAACGCAGCACCGCAAGTATGTAGCCCCAACAGGGGCCGTAGTTGTAGCGGTGCGTGTTTGCATAAACGGAGTCTCCGGCTTGAACTATTCCAGAAACTATCCACCACGACTCTAGATCGAAATGGTATCCTACCGAGCTAAGAAGGGCCCGCTCCGCAAAAGCAATTGCGGCTACTAAGATGTAAATATTCACCATGTTTTACCGTTGTATATGTTGACGTCCCCTGATCGGGGTTTGCTTTCACGCCAGTTTACTCCGCAAACTCGCCCCTTAATAGTGGGTGTCTGCCTACTCCTAATAGATAGGCGAGAGCTCGAGCTTCTCTGGTTCCTCTGTTGGGGTCCCCGTAACGGGGGCTGTCTCGTGAGTCTCAAGTTCAATTAGCTCGTAGAGCGTTTTGCGTAGCCCTTTTAGCTCTGCTGCTAAGGGGTGAAGCTGGCCCGGGGCGGGGGACTCGGCTGCTCCGCTAAGTGGAATCTTAAGCTGCGCCGTGAGCTTCTTTAGGCGCTTCTCGGTAGCAAGTAGTCGAGCTGGAGCTTGCAACTGCCCCTGGCGCTTAAGGAGATACACACCACTAATCTTTAGTGTTGCTCCAGAAGTGGTGGAGGTTCGAACGGCATGTTGTCGCAAAACATGCCCAAGAAATGACATGAGAACTGCAGAGGCGCTATCCCCGTCCGCCACAAAGAAGGCTTGAGTACTTGGTTGTTGTAACTCAGAGACATTAACGTTGGCAGATAGTTTACGTAATATATTAAGCAGATTCCGGCCCTGCGGCTCGGCTCTTAGCTGCTTAGAGACCGGATATAAACAGAGGTCGTAGTGACTGCGCAGCCGAGCATCGTTTGATAGCACTGCATACTCCTCTGTCCAGGTAGGTGTAGCGGTCGTAATATCGGTGATAGCGATAAGAGTAGTAGCTAGGCTAGTTGGCGTGCTTAAACAGAAGAGCTTTGGGCTTCGAGCAAGGCGCGCCTGCTCGACAAGTAGGCGCCATGCGGCTGCAAAATCCGCCGCAAGCGAGAGCTCGCGCTCGCCTATCTTAATCATGTCGTGCTGATATCCATCAAAGGTAGAGAGTTGCGCTCCGATGCGCTCACTATCCGTCGGGGCATCAAAAGTCAGCACAAAGGTGAGTGGAACACAGATCGTTAAGGGGTGCTCCGTAGGGCTACACGCTACCGCTTCAAGACCGATGCCAGCTCTGCGGTAAGTGCTCTTAGACCACTCCGCAGTCGGTAGATGTATCTGCCAGCCCGCAAGCTCCAGGGGTCGTTCGCCATTTAAAAGCTCTAACCGATACTTAGTAGGAGCCAGTTCAGGCGCGACCCAGTTACCCTTAGCAACCAACTCAACTAGCCTCTTAAGCGCTAGTCGATAGCCGACACGCAGCTCTCCGCATGTTTCGTTAAAAGGATCGCTACACGCTTCAGATTGAAGCGCCTCGCTAGCAAAGTGCGCAGCACGAATAAATGATGCAAGCGAGCCCGCTGCACTACTCTCCTGCATCCGCTCGCCGTGCTTGTACCAAAGGTTACTTATGGTTAGTGCGCGCTGCTCAGCAGAACCAAAGAGGGCTACATCGTCCTCATCCTCGAGGGTATCCATGTTAGGGAGCTCTTCGCGTTGCGTACCGAGGAGCTGGGACGCTAGTTGTGGTGAGGTTGCGCTATCTACGTTCCCTGGTTGTAAAGTATGTGAGCACCCAGCAAGTGCCAAGATAAGGCAATTTGCAAAGGATAAAAACATGCCTACAGTATTAATGGATCGATAAAGCACCATGCACATTATAAGACAGTATTCTGAGGGGAGGGGCAAGCGTAAGGGCTAGAGTTTGATATTGGGCTACGAACCCTTGATGGGGTCTTCTGGCCACTTATGTTTGGGATACCTAGCGCGCAGCTCCTTTCTAACCTCTTGGTAGCCGCTCCTCCAAAAACTTGCCAGGTCGCTAGTTACCTGAACGGGGCGTCGTGCCGGTGAGAGTAAGTGAAGAATTAGGGGAGTTCTACTAGATCCAACGGTTGGAGTATCAGAGAGTCCAAAGAGGTCCTGCAGAATAACCTCTACGATGGGCGCCTCGTTATTTGAGTACCTGAGTGGTCTAGTTTTTCCGTTTGGGAGGGTGATAGTTGCCGGAGCTTCAAGATCAATAGTGCGGCGTTGCTGCCAGGAGAGGAGCGCCTCTAGTGCCTGTTGTACGAGCGCGGGGGTGAGGGTACTAACAGAGCACCTTTGTGGGAGAAATGGCGCGAGCCACTCTGAGATTTTATTCTGTAGCGCCTGATCGGAGAGGTCCGGAAGGGGTTGGGGTTCCGCAAAACCGATCTGGCGTAACCATGCTATCCGTTGTCGCAGCAGCGCACTTGTGGCGTTAAACGGAATCTTTGCAAACCCAGCGGCTGATGTTAGCCACTCCTGAAAGGCCTCCCGCTGCTCATCCGGATCTAGTAGCGGCACCGTGCGCTCGGTAACTGTAATAGCGCCGCAGCTACTCGAGCAGAAACGACTGAGGGTTCCTCGCTCCTCATTAAAAGAGCTACGAGTATTGCTGCTGATAAGCCCACTCAATACTCCATCAAAGAGCTCTGGATTAAATGGAGCCGCAAGGAAGATCCTCCCATCACCCAATCCCTCATGCATATCAGCCACCACGAGATACTCGCTCTCCTTAAGAGCATCATCCACAGCAAGGGTGGCCCCCGATCCGTTAGCTAATAGATACCTTGGTGAGTTCGGCTCGCGGCGCTTTGCTATCCGCTCAGGAAAAGCGGAGGCTAGTAACAATCCAACGGCATCTACTGCGCTAGGCATACGCGAAGCCTGCGAGGCTTGCGAAGCCTGCGAGGCTTGCGAAGCCTGCGAGGCTTGCAAAGCAGGTAGGGCGCGAATACGCCCCATCCAACGCTCCCTAAGCTCCCGCAGCCGCCGTACCGCGCCGTTATTGCCGCCGCTATTATTAAGCAACTCAAGTCGATCAAGTAAGTTCGCACTCGCCTTGCGGCCAGCCAGTATATCACGCTCCTCAAGTAGCGTGAGTATCGATGCAGCTAGCTCCTCATAACCAAAGATGCGCGCATCGAGGCACATCTTGGCCAGGCGTGGGTGAGCGCCGAACCGAGAGATAACCTTACCGGACTCGGTTATAGCACCGGAGCCATCTATAGCGCCGATACTTCGTAGGGTGGCAAGGGCGTCTTCAAGCGC
Coding sequences within it:
- the hrpB gene encoding ATP-dependent helicase HrpB — encoded protein: MNWLGTVAHLPIVQHLPAIAAGIKETSISILESPPGSGKTTLLPLYLLDEPWLQSKKILVLQPRRIAARSVALHMSNLLQQQVGQTVGYQIRMERKISAKTRIEIITEGLLTRRIISDPDLSDVGLVIFDEFHERSVHADLGLSLLLEVVANLRSDLKVVVMSATLGESAALAALANAWRYSFSLAPHKLIISYLHGEARQPVWQQTAAAIRSALEQHEGDLLAFLPGVYEIDRCQGELERTRRSELLSKLFGELDYAEQLKALLPEPSGRRKIILATPIAETSLTIEGVRIVVDSGLHKVARTESSGVTTLKTERISRDAADQRAGRAARTAAGVCIRLWSEHEQRALRPQREPEILRADLTPVVLDLAAWGVRNCLEFPWLTKPNPKALEDALATLRSIGAIDGSGAITESGKVISRFGAHPRLAKMCLDARIFGYEELAASILTLLEERDILAGRKASANLLDRLELLNNSGGNNGAVRRLRELRERWMGRIRALPALQASQASQASQASQASQASRMPSAVDAVGLLLASAFPERIAKRREPNSPRYLLANGSGATLAVDDALKESEYLVVADMHEGLGDGRIFLAAPFNPELFDGVLSGLISSNTRSSFNEERGTLSRFCSSSCGAITVTERTVPLLDPDEQREAFQEWLTSAAGFAKIPFNATSALLRQRIAWLRQIGFAEPQPLPDLSDQALQNKISEWLAPFLPQRCSVSTLTPALVQQALEALLSWQQRRTIDLEAPATITLPNGKTRPLRYSNNEAPIVEVILQDLFGLSDTPTVGSSRTPLILHLLSPARRPVQVTSDLASFWRSGYQEVRKELRARYPKHKWPEDPIKGS